A genomic window from Aquitalea aquatilis includes:
- a CDS encoding FxsA family protein, whose protein sequence is MRAILLLLLLYPLLEIATLVTLAHHLGGGVVFLLVLASSLLGIWMLRNQKLGALLTLSSVLRQGQQVSLYSLLWPLRYALSGLLFAIPGILSDLLAILLLLPFKGPALNMGAAAAASTPDDVIEGEFSRVDKPVADQQQRLH, encoded by the coding sequence ATGCGCGCCATCTTGCTGTTATTGCTGCTTTATCCCTTGCTGGAAATCGCCACACTGGTCACGCTGGCCCATCACCTGGGCGGTGGCGTGGTGTTCCTGCTGGTGCTGGCCAGCAGTCTGCTGGGCATCTGGATGCTGCGCAACCAGAAGCTGGGTGCGCTGCTGACGCTGTCCAGCGTACTGCGCCAGGGCCAGCAGGTTTCGCTCTATTCGCTGCTGTGGCCCCTGCGCTATGCCTTGTCCGGCCTGCTGTTTGCCATTCCTGGCATCCTCAGCGACCTGCTGGCTATACTGCTGCTGCTGCCGTTCAAAGGCCCGGCGCTGAATATGGGGGCAGCTGCGGCTGCCAGCACGCCGGATGATGTCATCGAAGGCGAATTCAGCCGTGTCGACAAACCGGTAGCGGATCAGCAGCAGCGCCTTCACTGA
- a CDS encoding TlpA disulfide reductase family protein translates to MKKVLIALLAVAVIGLVAYTLLFDRNAAPQVSYTSLNGQQADTASLKGKVVLVNFWATSCSGCVEEMPEIKKLHQQYGSKGLQIMAVAMSYDPPNYVQAFVQQNQLPFFVALDGQGSIAKAFGDIQLAPTTFLIDKQGNILKRYVGVMDFKEVHQILNQQLGA, encoded by the coding sequence ATGAAGAAGGTTCTGATCGCACTACTGGCTGTCGCCGTCATCGGCCTGGTGGCCTATACCCTGCTGTTCGACCGCAATGCGGCACCGCAGGTCAGCTATACCTCGCTGAACGGCCAGCAAGCGGACACCGCCTCACTCAAGGGCAAGGTGGTACTGGTCAATTTCTGGGCTACCAGCTGTTCCGGCTGCGTGGAAGAAATGCCGGAAATCAAGAAGCTGCACCAGCAGTATGGCAGCAAGGGCTTACAAATCATGGCCGTCGCCATGAGCTATGATCCGCCCAATTACGTACAGGCTTTCGTGCAACAGAACCAGCTGCCCTTCTTTGTCGCTCTCGATGGTCAGGGCAGCATTGCCAAGGCTTTCGGCGATATCCAGCTGGCACCGACCACCTTCCTGATCGACAAGCAGGGCAATATTCTCAAGCGCTATGTCGGGGTGATGGATTTCAAGGAAGTACACCAGATACTGAACCAGCAACTGGGTGCGTAA
- a CDS encoding HesA/MoeB/ThiF family protein, whose amino-acid sequence MTDLNDAALLRYSRHILLPEIDIEGQQRLAASRVLVIGAGGLGSPVALYLASAGVGQITLADDDQVELSNLQRQVVHDMAALGVNKAESARARMLGLNPDIQVRALAERLSADRLLEEARQHDLLLDCSDNFATRHAVNRASVAAGVPLVSGAAVRFAGQLAVFDPRVAGSPCYHCLFAEEGEASDGPCATFGVLSPLVGVIGSMQAVEAVKLLAGRQAVLGRLTLYDALSGEFRQMKFGRDPACPVCAGG is encoded by the coding sequence ATGACAGATCTGAATGATGCAGCCCTGCTGCGCTATAGCCGACACATCCTGTTGCCGGAAATCGATATCGAAGGCCAGCAGCGGCTGGCTGCGTCCCGTGTGCTGGTGATCGGTGCTGGTGGGCTGGGTTCGCCGGTGGCGCTGTATCTGGCCAGTGCGGGTGTCGGTCAGATCACGCTGGCCGATGATGATCAGGTGGAGTTGAGCAATCTGCAGCGCCAGGTGGTACATGATATGGCGGCGCTGGGGGTGAACAAGGCAGAGTCCGCTCGTGCCCGCATGCTGGGGCTGAACCCGGATATTCAGGTGCGTGCGCTGGCCGAGCGCTTAAGCGCAGACCGTCTGCTGGAAGAAGCGCGACAGCACGATCTGTTGCTGGACTGTTCCGACAATTTCGCCACGCGCCATGCGGTTAACCGTGCCAGTGTGGCGGCCGGTGTGCCCTTGGTCTCGGGAGCTGCGGTACGCTTTGCCGGCCAACTGGCGGTGTTCGACCCGCGCGTGGCGGGCTCGCCCTGTTATCACTGTCTGTTTGCCGAGGAGGGCGAGGCGTCGGATGGCCCTTGTGCCACCTTCGGCGTGCTGTCCCCGCTGGTGGGGGTGATTGGCAGCATGCAGGCGGTGGAGGCGGTCAAGTTGCTGGCCGGGCGACAAGCGGTGCTGGGGCGACTGACTCTGTACGATGCGCTGAGCGGGGAGTTCCGCCAGATGAAATTTGGCCGCGATCCGGCCTGTCCGGTGTGTGCGGGCGGCTGA
- the pyrE gene encoding orotate phosphoribosyltransferase: protein MSDFRQDFIRFALDKQVLKFGEFITKAGRKSPYFFNAGLFNDGLSTLHLSRFYAKSIMASGLEFDMLFGPAYKGIILAAGATMAMAEQGRNVPFAYNRKEAKDHGEGGNLVGAPLQGRVLIIDDVISAGTSVRESVELIRAAGATPAGVAIALDRMERGSGELSAVQEVAQQYGMPVLAIATLEDLLGFLEGSPELAQHLTAVRAYRAQYGVNEK, encoded by the coding sequence ATGAGCGATTTCCGCCAAGATTTTATCCGTTTTGCACTCGACAAGCAGGTATTGAAATTTGGCGAGTTCATCACCAAGGCCGGGCGCAAATCGCCGTACTTCTTCAACGCCGGCCTGTTCAATGATGGCCTGTCCACCCTGCACCTGTCGCGCTTCTATGCCAAGTCGATCATGGCGAGCGGTCTTGAGTTCGACATGCTGTTCGGACCGGCCTACAAGGGTATCATCCTGGCCGCCGGCGCGACCATGGCCATGGCCGAACAAGGCCGTAACGTGCCTTTTGCCTATAATCGTAAAGAAGCCAAGGATCACGGCGAAGGTGGCAACCTGGTTGGCGCACCGCTGCAAGGCCGCGTGCTGATCATTGACGACGTGATTTCCGCGGGTACCTCGGTGCGCGAATCGGTCGAACTGATCCGTGCAGCCGGTGCCACACCGGCTGGCGTGGCCATCGCACTGGACCGCATGGAACGTGGCAGCGGCGAATTGTCGGCCGTACAGGAAGTGGCTCAGCAATACGGCATGCCGGTGCTGGCCATCGCCACCCTCGAAGACCTGCTGGGCTTCCTTGAGGGCAGCCCGGAGCTGGCGCAACACCTGACGGCAGTACGCGCGTATCGCGCGCAATATGGAGTGAATGAAAAATGA
- a CDS encoding sulfurtransferase, translated as MYTTLISLAQLQALDPEHYVILDCRFQLTDPEYGLHAYQAGHIPGARYLNLDYHLSGVKTGSNGRHPLPDGQRLAVDLGAAGITGDIQVICYDDAGGMYAARAWMLLRWLGHAAVAVLDGGIQAWQQAGAVLETDKKRYMPRRFPVNASLIETVDADQVLANLDEQDFVVVDARSPERFRGEGETMDPVGGHIPGARNRFFQQNLDSAGRFKDAATLQQEWNTVLQGLNPEQVVHQCGSGVTACHNLLAMEHAGLSGSRLYPGSWSEWCSDPERPVAR; from the coding sequence ATGTACACCACCCTCATCAGCCTGGCACAGTTGCAGGCGCTTGATCCCGAGCACTACGTCATTCTCGACTGCCGCTTCCAGCTGACCGACCCGGAATACGGCCTGCATGCCTATCAGGCCGGCCACATTCCTGGCGCACGCTACCTCAACCTCGACTACCACCTGTCCGGCGTCAAGACCGGCAGCAATGGCCGTCACCCCTTGCCGGACGGCCAGCGTCTGGCGGTGGATCTGGGTGCTGCCGGCATTACCGGCGACATTCAGGTCATCTGCTATGACGACGCCGGCGGCATGTACGCCGCCCGCGCCTGGATGCTGCTGCGCTGGCTGGGCCACGCCGCCGTCGCCGTGCTGGATGGCGGCATCCAGGCCTGGCAGCAAGCCGGGGCGGTACTGGAAACCGACAAAAAGCGCTATATGCCGCGCCGCTTCCCGGTCAATGCCAGCCTCATCGAAACCGTCGATGCCGATCAGGTGCTGGCCAATCTGGATGAACAGGACTTTGTCGTGGTGGATGCCCGCAGCCCGGAACGTTTCCGCGGTGAAGGCGAAACCATGGACCCGGTCGGTGGCCACATTCCCGGCGCCCGCAACCGCTTCTTCCAGCAGAATCTGGACAGCGCAGGCCGTTTCAAGGATGCCGCCACGCTGCAGCAGGAATGGAACACCGTGTTGCAAGGGCTGAACCCGGAACAGGTCGTCCACCAGTGCGGCTCCGGCGTCACCGCCTGCCATAATCTGCTGGCAATGGAACATGCCGGGCTGAGCGGCAGCCGCCTGTATCCTGGCTCGTGGAGCGAATGGTGCAGTGATCCGGAACGTCCGGTCGCCCGCTAA
- a CDS encoding VacJ has product MFEVNRSIALIRPKAPFLDWLQQLPGELDGQLDLDILTRDCNALLIPAADDYASAADFVLQHYRLLFQAELADWCDDEQLWPAQLSPALFLEWFEVEIHSVLTDMVETPLEREPFVPLDLDAED; this is encoded by the coding sequence ATGTTTGAAGTCAACCGCAGCATCGCGCTGATCCGCCCCAAAGCCCCTTTTCTCGACTGGCTGCAGCAATTGCCCGGCGAGCTGGATGGACAACTGGATCTGGACATCCTCACCCGCGACTGCAATGCCCTGCTGATTCCGGCTGCCGACGATTACGCCTCGGCTGCCGACTTCGTCCTGCAGCACTACCGTCTGCTGTTTCAGGCCGAGCTGGCCGACTGGTGCGATGACGAACAACTGTGGCCGGCACAACTGAGCCCGGCCCTGTTTCTGGAGTGGTTTGAAGTAGAAATCCACTCCGTACTCACCGATATGGTCGAGACGCCACTAGAGCGCGAACCATTCGTCCCGCTGGACCTCGACGCCGAGGATTGA
- a CDS encoding hemolysin family protein, giving the protein MNLVQSLMVIAVLILISAFFSVSEISLAAARKIKLRQMAEEGDMRADRVLALQAQPGLFFTVVQIGLNAVAIMAGIMGEAAFTPYFAQALHLVFSADWVERVSFLLSFVTVTALFVLFADLMPKRLGMSAPEQIAVRVVRPMQACVRLFMPLVWLFNGMANMLFRLFGLPTARPDDLTPDDIVAMMEAGAEAGVLHQQEHHLIENVFELESRTVPSSMTARESVVYFTLQEEESSIKRKIAESPHAKYLVCDGVVDAVVGYVDSKDILTRLVNQQSVSIKRELTIRNVLIIPDSLTLSELLARFKASREDFAVVMNEYALVVGIITLNDVMSTVMGDLVTQSQEDQIVQRDADSWLVDGASPVEDVLRALDIDSFPDDENYETIAGFMMYMLRKIPKRTDHVEYAGYKFEVVDIDNYRIDQLLVTRVAPVPAPQA; this is encoded by the coding sequence GTGAATCTGGTTCAAAGCCTGATGGTGATTGCCGTACTGATTTTGATCAGTGCCTTCTTTTCCGTATCGGAAATCTCGCTGGCGGCGGCACGTAAAATAAAACTGCGGCAAATGGCCGAAGAAGGCGATATGCGCGCCGACCGCGTGCTGGCCTTGCAGGCGCAGCCGGGCTTGTTCTTTACCGTGGTGCAGATCGGCCTGAATGCGGTGGCCATCATGGCCGGTATCATGGGTGAAGCGGCCTTTACCCCCTATTTTGCCCAGGCGCTGCATCTGGTTTTTTCCGCTGACTGGGTGGAGCGGGTCAGCTTTTTGCTGTCTTTTGTCACGGTGACGGCCTTGTTCGTGCTGTTTGCCGACCTCATGCCCAAGCGGCTGGGCATGTCCGCACCGGAGCAGATTGCCGTGCGCGTGGTACGGCCGATGCAGGCCTGCGTGCGGCTGTTCATGCCGCTGGTGTGGTTGTTCAATGGCATGGCCAATATGTTGTTCCGGCTGTTCGGCCTGCCCACGGCCCGGCCGGATGACCTGACCCCGGATGATATCGTCGCCATGATGGAGGCAGGTGCCGAGGCCGGCGTATTGCATCAGCAGGAGCATCATCTGATCGAAAACGTGTTCGAGCTGGAAAGCCGCACCGTGCCCTCATCGATGACCGCGCGCGAAAGCGTGGTGTATTTCACCCTGCAGGAAGAAGAAAGCAGCATCAAGCGCAAGATTGCAGAAAGCCCGCATGCCAAGTATCTGGTGTGCGACGGCGTGGTGGATGCGGTGGTGGGCTATGTCGATTCCAAGGATATCCTGACGCGGCTGGTGAACCAGCAGAGCGTGTCGATCAAGCGTGAACTGACCATCCGCAATGTGCTGATCATTCCCGACAGCCTGACCCTGTCCGAGCTGCTGGCACGCTTCAAGGCTTCGCGTGAAGACTTTGCCGTGGTGATGAACGAGTATGCGCTGGTGGTGGGCATCATCACCCTGAATGATGTGATGAGCACGGTGATGGGCGACCTGGTGACGCAAAGCCAGGAAGACCAGATCGTGCAGCGCGATGCCGACAGCTGGCTGGTGGATGGTGCGTCGCCGGTGGAGGATGTATTGCGTGCGCTGGACATCGACAGTTTTCCGGATGACGAAAACTACGAAACCATCGCTGGTTTCATGATGTATATGCTGCGCAAGATCCCCAAGCGTACCGACCATGTCGAGTACGCCGGCTACAAGTTCGAGGTGGTGGATATCGACAACTACCGCATCGACCAGTTGCTGGTGACACGGGTGGCCCCGGTGCCGGCACCGCAAGCCTGA
- a CDS encoding DUF167 domain-containing protein: MKPWLVCSGHTVRLTLHVQPGARKTEVAGEHGDCLKIRLAAPPVDGKANTALLSWLADCFAVGKRSVTLQAGDKSRHKVVLIESARSEPEVLALLGVQ; the protein is encoded by the coding sequence ATGAAACCCTGGCTGGTCTGTAGCGGCCATACGGTGCGTCTTACCTTGCATGTCCAGCCCGGCGCACGAAAAACCGAGGTGGCGGGCGAGCATGGCGACTGCCTGAAAATCCGTCTGGCGGCTCCGCCAGTCGATGGCAAGGCCAATACTGCACTGCTATCCTGGCTGGCCGACTGTTTTGCTGTTGGCAAGCGCTCTGTTACCTTGCAGGCCGGTGACAAGAGCCGGCACAAGGTGGTGCTGATCGAGTCGGCGCGGTCCGAACCGGAAGTGCTGGCCTTGCTGGGCGTTCAGTGA
- a CDS encoding Dps family protein encodes MDIGINEQDRQDIAHGLSRLLADTYTLYLKTHNFHWNVTGPMFNTLHLMFETQYNELSLAVDLIAERIRALGHFAPGSYADYAKLTAIAEASGVPKAEEMLAQLVDGHEILCRTARSIFPLAERAADEPTADLLTQRLQVHEKTAWMLRSMLDK; translated from the coding sequence ATGGATATCGGTATCAACGAACAAGATCGTCAAGACATCGCCCACGGTCTGTCCCGCCTGCTGGCAGACACCTACACGCTGTATCTGAAAACCCACAATTTTCACTGGAACGTCACCGGGCCGATGTTCAACACCCTGCACCTGATGTTCGAGACGCAATACAACGAACTGTCGCTGGCAGTAGATCTGATCGCCGAACGCATCCGTGCACTGGGCCACTTTGCCCCCGGCAGCTATGCCGACTACGCCAAGCTGACCGCCATTGCCGAAGCCAGCGGCGTACCCAAGGCCGAAGAAATGCTGGCACAGCTGGTGGATGGCCATGAAATCCTCTGTCGCACTGCCCGCAGCATCTTCCCGCTGGCCGAGCGCGCGGCTGACGAGCCAACCGCCGACCTGCTGACCCAGCGCCTGCAAGTGCACGAGAAAACCGCCTGGATGCTGCGCAGCATGCTGGACAAATAA
- a CDS encoding protein YbgS, translating to MKKIAALVLTAVFGLASAAGFAADASAPAAKPAVTAPAKAHHAKQHQAKKHHAKKHQVKKAASAPAAQKAQSAKKHVHKHHHHHAGKHHQHAPRKLNQ from the coding sequence ATGAAAAAGATCGCCGCACTCGTCCTGACCGCTGTGTTTGGTCTCGCCTCCGCTGCCGGCTTTGCCGCTGATGCCTCCGCCCCTGCTGCCAAGCCTGCAGTGACTGCTCCGGCCAAGGCCCATCACGCCAAACAGCATCAGGCCAAGAAACACCACGCCAAAAAACATCAGGTGAAGAAGGCCGCTTCGGCCCCGGCTGCGCAAAAGGCCCAGTCTGCCAAGAAGCATGTGCACAAGCACCACCATCATCACGCCGGCAAGCATCACCAGCATGCCCCGCGCAAGCTCAACCAATAA
- a CDS encoding acyl-CoA thioesterase gives MSHETRIKVRGYHLDLYGHVNNARYLEFLEEARWSFFEDRGDLPWFLQSGLALVVVNINIDYRYPATMGDELALATSVKSIGSRSAVMHQRVTLADSDKVVAEADVTFVVFDAKQNKAVTLDGQLKELLQSMLDQ, from the coding sequence ATGTCGCATGAAACACGCATCAAGGTCCGGGGTTATCATCTGGACCTGTACGGCCACGTCAACAACGCCCGCTACCTGGAATTTCTGGAAGAAGCCCGCTGGAGCTTTTTCGAAGACCGTGGCGATCTGCCCTGGTTTTTACAATCCGGGCTGGCACTCGTCGTCGTCAATATCAACATCGACTATCGCTATCCCGCCACCATGGGCGACGAGCTGGCACTGGCCACCTCGGTCAAGAGCATCGGCAGCCGCAGCGCCGTCATGCACCAACGCGTCACCCTGGCCGACAGCGACAAGGTGGTTGCCGAGGCCGATGTTACTTTTGTGGTGTTTGATGCCAAGCAGAACAAGGCAGTGACGCTGGACGGACAATTGAAGGAACTCCTGCAGTCCATGCTGGACCAATAA
- a CDS encoding DUF4124 domain-containing protein — protein MTKHLPALLIVLSSSVAVADGALYKWVDEAGKVHYSDAAPLQNQKQGVAELNRQGVIRKPAESEQARLQREASETQRKQEQQRQLDSARYDKGLLESYRNVGELKADREKQLSILQASLDAQYSRLKGLNLQLRDMLKEQDVSQKLHRPAAPALQHNIQVIQQEQKGLGALISTKQAELNSVRQKMQEDINRYQQISRSAP, from the coding sequence ATGACCAAGCACTTGCCTGCCTTGTTAATCGTACTGAGTAGCAGCGTCGCCGTAGCCGATGGCGCGCTGTACAAGTGGGTGGACGAAGCAGGCAAGGTGCATTACAGCGACGCCGCACCGCTGCAAAACCAGAAGCAGGGTGTGGCCGAACTAAACCGGCAGGGCGTGATACGCAAGCCAGCGGAAAGCGAACAGGCGCGCCTCCAGCGTGAAGCCAGCGAAACCCAGCGCAAGCAGGAACAACAACGCCAGCTGGATAGCGCACGCTACGACAAGGGTCTGCTGGAAAGTTACCGCAATGTCGGCGAACTGAAGGCCGACCGGGAAAAACAGCTGAGCATCCTGCAGGCTTCGCTGGATGCCCAGTACTCCAGGTTGAAAGGCCTCAACCTGCAGCTGCGCGACATGCTGAAAGAACAAGACGTCAGCCAGAAACTGCACCGGCCGGCGGCACCGGCCCTGCAGCACAATATCCAGGTCATCCAGCAGGAACAAAAAGGGCTGGGCGCGCTGATCAGCACCAAGCAGGCCGAACTCAACAGCGTACGGCAGAAAATGCAGGAAGACATCAACCGCTACCAGCAGATCAGCCGCAGCGCTCCATAA
- a CDS encoding alpha/beta hydrolase, which translates to MLDDDDVVLITVPGWGNSGDKHWQTLWELTYPLARRVQQQDWLYPVREQWVAALDALVRDSGGRIVLAAHSLGCHTAVEWLRTVDLATQRRIKGVLLVAPPALPITEARARASGELPEGTALPAFSGFAQASGGTLPVPAVMVASRDDLFCDFATAQAMAEQWGVRLVDAGCSGHMGSHAGLGSWAVGQQLLQRFILA; encoded by the coding sequence ATGCTGGACGATGATGATGTGGTGCTGATTACCGTACCGGGCTGGGGCAATTCTGGTGACAAGCACTGGCAAACCCTGTGGGAGCTGACCTATCCGCTGGCGCGGCGCGTCCAGCAACAGGACTGGCTCTATCCGGTACGTGAACAGTGGGTGGCCGCGCTGGATGCGCTGGTACGGGATAGCGGTGGCCGTATTGTGCTGGCGGCTCACAGCCTGGGCTGCCACACTGCGGTGGAGTGGCTGCGTACTGTTGATCTGGCCACCCAGCGCCGTATCAAGGGTGTGTTGCTGGTGGCACCACCGGCTTTGCCGATTACCGAGGCACGGGCAAGGGCCAGTGGCGAGCTGCCGGAGGGCACGGCGCTGCCGGCATTCTCGGGCTTTGCACAAGCCAGTGGCGGAACGCTGCCGGTGCCAGCGGTGATGGTGGCCAGCCGGGATGACCTGTTCTGCGACTTTGCCACGGCACAGGCCATGGCAGAGCAGTGGGGTGTCAGACTGGTGGACGCTGGCTGTTCCGGTCATATGGGAAGCCATGCCGGGCTGGGCAGCTGGGCTGTCGGACAGCAGTTGCTGCAGCGTTTCATACTGGCCTGA
- the cutA gene encoding divalent-cation tolerance protein CutA, which yields MNCLMVICNVPDENTATHIAHVLVQERLAACVNILPACRSVYCWEGALQESSEFPLLIKTIPAGYARLQQRLLELHPYDVPEIIALPVAQGLPAYLTWVSQSLLSSDDYAGA from the coding sequence ATGAATTGTCTGATGGTGATCTGCAATGTGCCGGACGAAAACACCGCCACGCACATTGCGCATGTTCTGGTACAGGAGCGTTTGGCCGCCTGCGTCAATATCCTGCCAGCCTGCAGGTCGGTTTATTGCTGGGAGGGCGCGCTGCAGGAAAGTAGCGAGTTTCCCCTGCTGATCAAGACCATCCCGGCCGGCTACGCCAGGCTGCAGCAGCGTTTGCTCGAGCTGCATCCTTATGATGTGCCGGAAATCATCGCATTGCCAGTGGCGCAGGGCTTGCCCGCCTACCTGACATGGGTATCACAGTCGCTGCTTTCAAGTGATGACTATGCGGGCGCATGA
- a CDS encoding HIT family protein has product MTCPLCTQPAGELLHEDALLRVLLVDEAGYPGFCRVIWKQHVREMSDLSAADARHLLDWVLHTERALRQVMQPDKINLASLGNVVPHLHWHVIPRFADDAHFPSPIWASPQRQGTEHSQPGLADSLRAALKNQPLAAAVQ; this is encoded by the coding sequence ATGACTTGCCCTCTTTGCACCCAGCCGGCCGGCGAATTGCTGCATGAAGACGCCCTACTCCGGGTACTGCTGGTGGACGAAGCCGGCTATCCCGGTTTCTGCCGCGTCATCTGGAAACAGCATGTGCGCGAAATGAGCGACCTGTCCGCTGCCGATGCCCGCCATCTGCTGGACTGGGTGCTACATACCGAGCGCGCACTGCGCCAGGTGATGCAGCCGGACAAGATCAACCTGGCCAGCCTGGGCAATGTGGTGCCGCATCTGCACTGGCATGTCATCCCGCGTTTTGCCGACGATGCCCACTTTCCCAGCCCGATCTGGGCCAGCCCGCAGCGTCAGGGCACTGAGCACAGCCAGCCGGGCCTGGCCGACAGCCTGCGTGCTGCCTTGAAAAATCAGCCACTTGCCGCTGCAGTGCAATAA
- a CDS encoding exodeoxyribonuclease III: protein MLRIVSANLNGVRSADKKGFFDWLAGIAADFVCVQELKAQAADLSERMRAPDGMTGYFHYAEKKGYSGVGVYTRHQPDAVIEGLGVDWIDAEGRFLQLDFGNLSVISLYLPSGSSSDERQQVKFQFLAVFMPHLEQLKAAGRDIVICGDWNIAHQEIDLKNWKGNLKNSGFLPEERAWMSDLLGRVGWCDVWRTLYPEQPGYSWWSNRGQAYAKDVGWRIDYHIVTPSLMAVAQAASVYKDEKFSDHAPLIVDYALQLPA from the coding sequence TTGCTTCGAATCGTTTCAGCCAACCTCAATGGCGTCCGCTCGGCGGACAAGAAGGGTTTTTTCGACTGGTTGGCCGGAATTGCTGCCGATTTTGTCTGCGTGCAGGAGCTGAAGGCCCAGGCAGCTGACCTGAGCGAGCGCATGCGCGCACCGGATGGCATGACCGGCTATTTTCATTATGCCGAGAAAAAGGGTTACAGCGGCGTAGGGGTGTATACCCGTCATCAGCCGGATGCGGTGATCGAGGGGCTGGGCGTGGACTGGATCGACGCCGAAGGGCGTTTCCTGCAGCTGGATTTTGGCAATCTCAGCGTGATTTCGCTCTATCTGCCGTCGGGTTCCAGCAGCGATGAGCGCCAGCAGGTGAAGTTCCAGTTTCTGGCGGTGTTCATGCCGCATCTGGAGCAACTGAAAGCGGCCGGCCGCGATATCGTCATCTGTGGCGACTGGAATATCGCCCATCAGGAAATCGACCTGAAAAACTGGAAGGGCAATCTGAAAAACTCTGGCTTCCTGCCGGAGGAGCGCGCCTGGATGAGTGATCTGCTGGGGCGTGTGGGCTGGTGCGATGTGTGGCGCACGCTGTATCCCGAGCAGCCTGGCTATAGCTGGTGGAGCAATCGCGGCCAGGCCTATGCCAAGGATGTGGGCTGGCGTATCGACTATCACATCGTCACCCCATCGCTGATGGCGGTCGCTCAGGCAGCCTCGGTGTACAAGGATGAAAAATTCTCCGACCACGCGCCGTTGATCGTCGACTACGCACTGCAGCTGCCAGCTTGA
- a CDS encoding TonB family protein, whose protein sequence is MTANLRKPTSTNPNGPLIIMIAASLLAHALLLGSSAMSWTPGITLPDSNRINIQLVQAPTRQALPTLRQSEDSNQGRGNTSAPDQLASHSRPTAKPEQAEQSAATPPASNNTNLLHENHRKKPALADVTPAQHSASAPVSAAKLLGQIATLGSVQRGDSDVKDSTLESGSADGAGDSANRYAWARYKEDWRLRMERIGQQNYPEALRQQHIYGSVTLAVSILPDGSLQDIKVVRKSGNSVVDDAAINLVTRHAPFGRFPPSLAGKGALTIVKAFTFSRDNN, encoded by the coding sequence ATGACCGCCAATCTGCGCAAACCCACCAGCACCAACCCTAACGGACCGCTGATCATCATGATCGCAGCGTCCCTGCTGGCCCATGCCTTGCTGCTGGGCAGCAGCGCCATGTCATGGACACCCGGCATCACCCTGCCCGACAGCAACCGTATCAACATCCAGCTGGTGCAAGCACCGACACGACAAGCACTACCCACCCTCCGCCAGAGCGAAGACAGCAACCAGGGTCGCGGCAATACCAGCGCCCCCGATCAGCTGGCCAGCCACAGCCGGCCCACGGCCAAGCCCGAGCAGGCAGAGCAGTCAGCCGCCACGCCGCCAGCCAGCAACAACACCAATCTGCTGCACGAAAACCACCGCAAAAAACCGGCACTGGCCGATGTGACGCCTGCCCAGCACTCCGCGAGCGCACCAGTCAGCGCCGCCAAGCTGCTGGGGCAAATTGCCACCCTCGGCAGCGTGCAGCGGGGTGATAGCGACGTAAAAGACAGCACGCTGGAAAGCGGATCTGCCGACGGCGCGGGCGATAGTGCCAACCGCTATGCCTGGGCACGCTACAAGGAAGACTGGCGGCTACGCATGGAACGCATCGGGCAGCAAAACTATCCGGAAGCATTGCGGCAGCAGCATATCTACGGCTCGGTCACCCTCGCGGTCAGCATTCTGCCGGATGGCAGCTTGCAGGACATCAAGGTGGTGCGAAAATCCGGCAATAGCGTGGTGGACGATGCCGCCATCAATCTGGTCACCCGCCACGCCCCATTCGGCCGCTTTCCACCCTCACTGGCCGGCAAGGGCGCCCTGACCATCGTCAAGGCCTTTACCTTTAGCCGGGACAACAATTAG